From the Oncorhynchus nerka isolate Pitt River linkage group LG20, Oner_Uvic_2.0, whole genome shotgun sequence genome, one window contains:
- the LOC115127611 gene encoding uncharacterized protein LOC115127611 isoform X1, with product MSPGTLPVLGEEEEDVGQEEIEGEPGGETETVSDHISVEIYDDEEETQHIVEEEMGSGHEDTQPIDEEEAEMMDSGEEEDTGIKNLGSPGGWSVVVHYDEESWDGALQDIEKIVTTGQPFAEQDSENREVRNAEQGTFENSDVRCFVGVTEDVTMEITADICEEEERQTDEENQEESSDSDLEVLTSSITKKQRKEANKVANLLSQQTVPRENEEEDEQEEDGAPEVVCDWPDPAATQNVQALMVNAFVEHPLQKKMKEFQLDDHQEADDPSVCSPCKYKKDGGKLSSPLEGIWNTEEKVDVVTASISPRVEGEQDLADCAMFKTNIDTSMRKSIGYHLEPQSDNNSSRGSSSEDEEEQQKYKEEHQALPRYQGLPRRDRGSEDSPLQVQWGGGEEDGSKQSVAADLHLSETISDVSTFTLHSEARRGRAAITISRGTGNMSPSGSEESLPAALWTLEAEQREDKRETWLWGEAGPGALEEEHLYKVQLELAGRLKSHIHTDISWDTGKNNVERGGLIQDYQYDASGITESGELADEEDDEEDNRSWEQEKERIKAFYKFYNDEEEEGENATGTECDFSGRKSSVQFCMDPLPQVIEYTDSSSDVDLVDNLSDGDEDLDSTERLEEQSEPERQRMSLPETREPQGELQDLSKMPQTHTKRDQCLRVLKLLVKITLLTVIGLLTFWWTRYQLDLEW from the exons ATGTCTCCTGGAACGTTACCGGtgctgggagaggaagaggaagatgtaGGAcaggaagagatagagggagagccTGGTGGAGAAACTGAAACTGTATCTGACCATATCTCAGTGGAGATATATGATGACGAAGAGGAGACTCAACATATTGTTGAAGAAGAGATGGGTTCAGGACATGAGGATACTCAACCTATTGATGAGGAAGAGGCAGAGATGATGGACTCAGGAGAAGAAGAGGACACAGGAATAAAGAACCTTGGCTCGCCAGGGGGTTGGTCTGTGGTTGTTCACTACGATGAAGAAAGCTGGGATGGTGCACTCCAGGACATAGAGAAGATTGTAACCACAGGACAACCTTTTGCCGAACAAGACAGTGAAAACCGTGAAGTCAGAAACGCAGAGCAAGGTACTTTCGAAAACAGTGATGTGAGGTGTTTTGTGGGTGTCACTGAAGACGTCACCATGGAGATCACAGCAGATATATGTGAAGAAGAGGAAAGACAGACGGATGAAGAAAACCAAGAGGAATCATCTGATTCAGACCTGGAGGTCCTGACTAGCTCTATCACCAAAAAACAGAGAAAAGAGGCAAATAAAGTAGCGAACTTACTCTCCCAGCAGACTGTTCCTCGGGAGAATGAAGAGGAAGACGAGCAAGAAGAAGATGGAGCTCCAGAGgttgtttgtgattggccagatCCTGCAGCAACACAGAATGTGCAAGCTCTTATGGTCAACGCCTTTGTGGAACACCCTCTTCAGAAGAAAATGAAGGAGTTCCAATTGGACGACCACCAAGAGGCAGATGACCCCTCTGTTTGCTCTCCGTGTAAATACAAAAAGGATGGAGGAAAACTGTCTAGTCCCTTGGAAGGTATCTGGAATACAGAAGAGAAAGTAGACGTGGTAACAGCCTCTATCTCTCCACGCGTAGAAGGTGAGCAAGATTTAGCAGATTGTGCGATGTTCAAAACCAATATTGACACTAGCATGAGGAAGAGTATTGGATACCATCTTGAACCTCAGAGTGACAACAATAGTTCCAGAGGCAGTTCtagtgaggatgaggaggaacAACAGAAGTATAAGGAAGAACACCAAGCGCTGCCAAGATACCAGGGTCTTCCTCGGAGAGACCGGGGGTCTGAGGATTCTCCTCTTCAAGTTcagtggggaggtggagaggaggacggCTCCAAGCAGAGCGTTGCTGCCGACCTGCATCTTTCAGAAACCATCTCCGATGTCTCCACTTTTACCCTTCACAGTGAGGCCAGACGCGGTAGAGCAGCTATAACTATCTCCAGAGGTACCGGCAACATGTCACCATCTGGCTCTGAGGAAAGTTTGCCCGCAGCGTTGTGGACATTGGAGGCTGAACAACGAGAGGATAAACGGGAGACTTGGCTTTGGGGTGAGGCTGGGCCAGGCGCTTTAGAAGAGGAACATCTTTACAAAGTTCAACTGGAACTAGCAGGAAGGTTGAAGAGccacattcacactgatataagCTGGGACACAGGGAAAAATAATGTGGAACGTGGTGGTTTAATTCAAGATTACCAATATGACGCGTCTGGAATCACAGAGAGTGGAGAACTTGCAGACGAAGAGGATGACGAAGAGGATAATAGGAGTTGggaacaagagaaagagagaatcaaGGCATTCTACAAGTTTTATaatgatgaagaggaagagggggagaatgcCACTGGAACAGAATGTGATTTTTCAGGGAGGAAGAGTTCAGTTCAGTTCTGCATGGATCCCCTGCCTCAAGTCATTGAATACACAGACAG CAGCAGTGATGTTGATTTGGTCGACAACTTATCTGATGGAGACGAGGACCTGGATTCTACAGAAAGACTTGAa GAGCAGAGTGagcctgagagacagagaatgagttTACCCGAGACTCGGGAGCCACAAGGAGAACTACAAGATCTCAGCAAAATGCCTCAGACCCACACCAAGAGAGACCAG TGTCTGAGGGTGCTAAAGTTACTGGTGAAGATAACCCTGTTGACAGTGATTGGACTTCTGACATTTTGGTGGACAAGATACCAACTGGACTTGGAATGGTGA
- the LOC115127611 gene encoding uncharacterized protein LOC115127611 isoform X2, producing MSPGTLPVLGEEEEDVGQEEIEGEPGGETETVSDHISVEIYDDEEETQHIVEEEMGSGHEDTQPIDEEEAEMMDSGEEEDTGIKNLGSPGGWSVVVHYDEESWDGALQDIEKIVTTGQPFAEQDSENREVRNAEQGTFENSDVRCFVGVTEDVTMEITADICEEEERQTDEENQEESSDSDLEVLTSSITKKQRKEANKVANLLSQQTVPRENEEEDEQEEDGAPEVVCDWPDPAATQNVQALMVNAFVEHPLQKKMKEFQLDDHQEADDPSVCSPCKYKKDGGKLSSPLEGIWNTEEKVDVVTASISPRVEGEQDLADCAMFKTNIDTSMRKSIGYHLEPQSDNNSSRGSSSEDEEEQQKYKEEHQALPRYQGLPRRDRGSEDSPLQVQWGGGEEDGSKQSVAADLHLSETISDVSTFTLHSEARRGRAAITISRGTGNMSPSGSEESLPAALWTLEAEQREDKRETWLWGEAGPGALEEEHLYKVQLELAGRLKSHIHTDISWDTGKNNVERGGLIQDYQYDASGITESGELADEEDDEEDNRSWEQEKERIKAFYKFYNDEEEEGENATGTECDFSGRKSSVQFCMDPLPQVIEYTDSSDVDLVDNLSDGDEDLDSTERLEEQSEPERQRMSLPETREPQGELQDLSKMPQTHTKRDQCLRVLKLLVKITLLTVIGLLTFWWTRYQLDLEW from the exons ATGTCTCCTGGAACGTTACCGGtgctgggagaggaagaggaagatgtaGGAcaggaagagatagagggagagccTGGTGGAGAAACTGAAACTGTATCTGACCATATCTCAGTGGAGATATATGATGACGAAGAGGAGACTCAACATATTGTTGAAGAAGAGATGGGTTCAGGACATGAGGATACTCAACCTATTGATGAGGAAGAGGCAGAGATGATGGACTCAGGAGAAGAAGAGGACACAGGAATAAAGAACCTTGGCTCGCCAGGGGGTTGGTCTGTGGTTGTTCACTACGATGAAGAAAGCTGGGATGGTGCACTCCAGGACATAGAGAAGATTGTAACCACAGGACAACCTTTTGCCGAACAAGACAGTGAAAACCGTGAAGTCAGAAACGCAGAGCAAGGTACTTTCGAAAACAGTGATGTGAGGTGTTTTGTGGGTGTCACTGAAGACGTCACCATGGAGATCACAGCAGATATATGTGAAGAAGAGGAAAGACAGACGGATGAAGAAAACCAAGAGGAATCATCTGATTCAGACCTGGAGGTCCTGACTAGCTCTATCACCAAAAAACAGAGAAAAGAGGCAAATAAAGTAGCGAACTTACTCTCCCAGCAGACTGTTCCTCGGGAGAATGAAGAGGAAGACGAGCAAGAAGAAGATGGAGCTCCAGAGgttgtttgtgattggccagatCCTGCAGCAACACAGAATGTGCAAGCTCTTATGGTCAACGCCTTTGTGGAACACCCTCTTCAGAAGAAAATGAAGGAGTTCCAATTGGACGACCACCAAGAGGCAGATGACCCCTCTGTTTGCTCTCCGTGTAAATACAAAAAGGATGGAGGAAAACTGTCTAGTCCCTTGGAAGGTATCTGGAATACAGAAGAGAAAGTAGACGTGGTAACAGCCTCTATCTCTCCACGCGTAGAAGGTGAGCAAGATTTAGCAGATTGTGCGATGTTCAAAACCAATATTGACACTAGCATGAGGAAGAGTATTGGATACCATCTTGAACCTCAGAGTGACAACAATAGTTCCAGAGGCAGTTCtagtgaggatgaggaggaacAACAGAAGTATAAGGAAGAACACCAAGCGCTGCCAAGATACCAGGGTCTTCCTCGGAGAGACCGGGGGTCTGAGGATTCTCCTCTTCAAGTTcagtggggaggtggagaggaggacggCTCCAAGCAGAGCGTTGCTGCCGACCTGCATCTTTCAGAAACCATCTCCGATGTCTCCACTTTTACCCTTCACAGTGAGGCCAGACGCGGTAGAGCAGCTATAACTATCTCCAGAGGTACCGGCAACATGTCACCATCTGGCTCTGAGGAAAGTTTGCCCGCAGCGTTGTGGACATTGGAGGCTGAACAACGAGAGGATAAACGGGAGACTTGGCTTTGGGGTGAGGCTGGGCCAGGCGCTTTAGAAGAGGAACATCTTTACAAAGTTCAACTGGAACTAGCAGGAAGGTTGAAGAGccacattcacactgatataagCTGGGACACAGGGAAAAATAATGTGGAACGTGGTGGTTTAATTCAAGATTACCAATATGACGCGTCTGGAATCACAGAGAGTGGAGAACTTGCAGACGAAGAGGATGACGAAGAGGATAATAGGAGTTGggaacaagagaaagagagaatcaaGGCATTCTACAAGTTTTATaatgatgaagaggaagagggggagaatgcCACTGGAACAGAATGTGATTTTTCAGGGAGGAAGAGTTCAGTTCAGTTCTGCATGGATCCCCTGCCTCAAGTCATTGAATACACAGACAG CAGTGATGTTGATTTGGTCGACAACTTATCTGATGGAGACGAGGACCTGGATTCTACAGAAAGACTTGAa GAGCAGAGTGagcctgagagacagagaatgagttTACCCGAGACTCGGGAGCCACAAGGAGAACTACAAGATCTCAGCAAAATGCCTCAGACCCACACCAAGAGAGACCAG TGTCTGAGGGTGCTAAAGTTACTGGTGAAGATAACCCTGTTGACAGTGATTGGACTTCTGACATTTTGGTGGACAAGATACCAACTGGACTTGGAATGGTGA